A window from Limanda limanda chromosome 14, fLimLim1.1, whole genome shotgun sequence encodes these proteins:
- the dbn1 gene encoding drebrin, producing MAVNLGKNRLALLTAYQDVIDESSATDWALLTYEDESNDLTLFASGVGGGLPEITLTFDNGKVMYGFCSLKQPSAALPRYILINWVGEDVPDARKCACASHVATVAEFLQGVDVIINASSLEDIDPSAIGQRLSNGTLVVASPVLSRLKTREDEHGDVGTVYEKTNAEVEMKKINREEFWEQAKRDEELRKEEERKKLAEERQRFEEERMELERKEQESRELRYRERELQIEDHRKKLLEEDEAKERLMNQANIAAEASLEDLNLDKKETEAEEAKAIIAQRSGNPREFFKQKIRAMTISVDTSPVSVHRPGDADHDASTEQNMAAGSPIPRIITTAIKEDLSREEEERDVWDPAPQRDPAPQRDPKPAVTESSSVKPVQSVAPQARDAAGFNVWESGTDRLVNLWDSSCDPPADPSKTSQSSTLVDLMGGDSVRPSAAAAARPQPLLSFDEMVDASFCSGPGAEDEPSSLVDVTSSDQMTLSYQHALQHVSGGGPEAGDAQRLMTNGETLLKEGTQASEGYFSQSQEDEFGQSEESSAKPAPVFYSKPPEIDITCWDTDPVDDSD from the exons ggccTTGTTGACATACGAGGACGAGAGTAATGATTTGACACTTTTCGCGTCAGGAG TGGGAGGCGGCCTCCCGGAGATCACGCTGACCTTCGACAATGGGAAAGTGATGTACGGCTTCTGCAGCCTGAAGCAGCCGAGCGCCGCTCTGCCACGATACATCCTCATCAACTGG GTGGGCGAAGACGTGCCGGACGCCAGGAAGTGCGCCTGTGCCAGCCACGTGGCCACGGTGGCTGAGTTCCTCCAG ggcGTCGACGTCATCATCAACGCCAGCAGCCTGGAGGACATCGACCCGTCGGCCATCGGCCAGCGGCTGAGCAACGGGACGCTGGTGGTGGCGAGTCCGGTGCTGAGCCGCCTGAAGACCAGAGAGGACGAGCACGGAGACGTg GGAACAGTTTACGAGAAAACCAACGCAGAGGTGGAGATGAAGAAAATCAATCGAGAGGAGTTTTGGGAGCAGGCCAAG CGggatgaggagctgaggaaggaggaggagcgtAAGAAGCTGGCGGAGGAGCGTCAGCGCTTCGAGGAGGAGCggatggagctggagaggaaagagCAGGAGAGCCGGGAGCTGAGGTACCGAGAGAGGGAGCTCCAGATCGAGGATCACAG GaagaagctgctggaggaggacgaggccAAAGAGCGTCTGATGAACCAGGCCAACATC GCAGCGGAGGCCAGCCTCGAGGACCTGAACCTGGACAAGAAGGAGACGGAGGCGGAG GAGGCCAAGGCCATCATCGCCCAGCGGTCAGGAAACCCCCGGGAGTTTTTCAAGCAGAAGATTCGAGCGATGACCATCAGCGTGGACACCTCGCCCGTCTCCGTCCACAGACCCG GGGACGCTGACCACGACGCGAGCACAGAGCAGAACATGGCCGCCGGGTCGCCCATCCCCAGAATCATCACCACAGCCATCAAAGAGGATCTGagccgagaggaggaggagagagacgtgTGGG ACCCCGCCCCCCAGCGAGACCCCGCCCCCCAGCGGGACCCCAAGCCTGCGGTGACGGAGTCCTCGTCCGTGAAGCCGGTGCAGAGCGTCGCCCCCCAGGCCCGCGACGCCGCCGGCTTCAACGTGTGGGAGTCAGGGACGGACCGCCTGGTCAACCTGTGGGACAGCAGCTGCGACCCCCCCGCCGACCCCTCCAAGACCTCCCAGTCCTCCACCCTGGTGGACCTGATGGGCGGGGACAGCGTCCGGCccagcgccgccgccgccgcccgccCTCAGCCGCTCCTCAGCTTCGACGAGATGGTCGACGCCTCCTTCTGCTCGGGCCCCGGCGCCGAGGACGAGCCGTCCAGTCTGGTGGACGTGACCAGCTCGGACCAGATGACCCTCAGCTACCAGCATGCGCTGCAGCATGTGTCCGGGGGGGGGCCGGAGGCTGGCGACGCCCAGCGGCTGATGACCAATGGGGAGACGCTGCTGAAGGAGGGGACGCAG GCGAGCGAGGGATacttcagccaatcacaggaggACGAATTTGGCCAATCAGAGGAATCCTCAGCCAAACCAGCGCCGGTCTTTTATAGCAAGCCACCAG agatTGACATTACGTGCTGGGACACAGATCCCGTGGACGACAGCGACTAA